The following coding sequences are from one Apteryx mantelli isolate bAptMan1 unplaced genomic scaffold, bAptMan1.hap1 HAP1_SCAFFOLD_34, whole genome shotgun sequence window:
- the LOC136996381 gene encoding olfactory receptor 6E1-like has translation MLNHTTVTEFLLLGFPSLHHQEYLIAIAFLASYLVILVGNLLIIALVLSDRDLHRPMYFFLCNLSSLEIFIATCIIPKTVASLLMGNKTISFPACIIQSYFYFLLGSTEFVLLAVMSYDRYVAICYPLQYPMLMNSRLCVQLLLGSWTAGFLATVVPTVLVVRLPFCNDNRIDHFFCEGVLLIKLSCAETQTVELINFITFSIILLGSLVMTAMSYLYIINTILRLPSASSRNKAFSTCSSHFTIVILGYGSCIFQYVQPSSHHTSYYKTVALLNTVVTPLMSPFIFSLRNEQMKKALKVGL, from the coding sequence atgttgaaccatacgactgtcacagagttccttctcttgggcttcccctctctccaccatcaggagtacctaatagcaatcgctttcctggcttcctacctggtgatcttagttggaaacttgctgatcattgccctcgttctttctgaccgagacctccacagacccatgtactttttcctctgcaacctctcctctttggagatcttcatcgCTACAtgcatcatacccaaaacagtagcaagcttgttgatgggcaacaaaaccatctcctTCCCAGCTTGCATAATTCAGTCCTACTTCTACTTCCTCTTGGGCAGCACTGAGTTTGTCCTTCtggctgtcatgtcctacgaccgttatgtggccatatgctaccctcttcagtaccccatgctcatgaacagtcgactttgtgttcagctcctgttggggtcatggactgcaggcttcctggccaccgttgtccccactgtcctagttgtcaggctgcccttctgcaatgacaatcgtattgaccacttcttctgtgaaggcGTGCTTTTGATCAAGCtgtcctgtgcagaaacacagactgtggagctgataaatttcataaccttttccatcatcctccttggctcactggtcatgacagcaatgtcctacctatacatcattaacaccatccttaggttgccctcagcttcatcgaggaacaaggcattttcgacatgctcctctcacttcaccattgtcatcttgggctacggtagctgcatcttccagtatgtgcagccttcaagtcaccacacttcctattacaaaacggtggccctgctcaacacagtggtaactcctctgatgagccccttcattttcagcctgaggaatgagcagatgaagaaagctctcaaggtgggcttg